The Stigmatella erecta nucleotide sequence TCAAGCTTGTGTTTGAAGGTGTCGAAGAGTTCAAGAGAGAGCCAGGGATGAACCCTGCGCTGCGTGCGTACTGGAGCGAATATCGGCTGAAGGGTGCGGCGCCCGGAGGTGTGGTGTTTCAATTGATAGAGGTTCTCCCAGCAGAAAGGAGTAGGCGTTTGAATCTCTGGTTTGGTCCTGCGTTTGGGGGCGGCTCGCTGAGAACCGCCCGTGCGGAAATGCGAGGAGGGGTGTGGGAGCACCGGGATGCCGTCAGTAACGAGGCGTTGGACTTCTTTGCACCGGTTGATGATTCGTTCGAGCGGCGTTAACCGGGCGCGCCAAGGTGACTCCGGGAAGCAGCGCTCCCCCCGCAGGCCAGCCGCCGCACGTGGAGGCTTCAGTTCGTCACTCAAGACATGGGCCCGCCTGCGCTCGCCTCCATGCACGTCCTGACGCAGCCTGGCCGCTCTCAGCAACTCCTTCGTGCTAGAGGTACCGTGAATGGGCATGGCCCCCTCGAATCATGGGCCTGATGTCAGGAGTGCTTGGGATGCATGGGGCTGACTCTGAGTCCTTCGAGAGAGTATTGCAGTCCGTCGGCGAGCGGTCCGCCGCCCGGCTTCGTGAGGCTCCAGGAGCCAGAGAGGCCGTGGAGCGCGCCGTCTCCCTGGCCGCTGCCCTCCAAGGTGCCGCGCCGGAGCCGGGGGCCTTCGCGCGCCACCTCGGGGGGCTGCTCTCTCGGACGGAGGACCCGATGCTCGCGCTGGAACGGCTGCATGCCCGGGATCTCGCGCTCGCATTCTCTTGCGCACAGGGGTTGCCAGCGGCCTGTGCGCTCCTGGAGCAGGAGGTCCTCCTCAAGCTGCGCGTCCCCCTGTCTCGCATCCATCCCTCGCCGGCGTTCGTGGACGAGGTGCTGCAGGTGCTCCGGGCCAAACTGCTGATGACTCGCGTGGAGGCACCCTCACGGCTGCTCGGCTACGCGGGCACGGGTCCGCTGCTGTACTGGGTGAGCATCTCCGCGGTGCGGCTCGCGCTGAGGATGCGCAAGGCGCTGGGAGAAGAGTCGCAGGCCGAGGTGCTCGCCGCGCCGGGAGGGCTGGGCTTCGTCCTGGAGGAGGCCCGGGGGCATGTGCGCGCGGCTTTGATCCGGGCGGTGGCCTCGCTGAACGACGTGGACAGGGTGCTGCTACGGCTGCACTTCGTCGAGAAGCTCTCCCTGGAGCGCATGGCCGCCCTGTTCGGCCTGCACAAGTCCACCCTCTCACGCCGGCTCTCCGTGGTGCAGGCGCTGCTGAAGAAGCGGACGCGGCGCGCGCTCGCCGAACGCCTGTCGCTGCCCACCGGAAGTGGACAGCCTGATGCGCGCCATCCAGGGGCGGCTGGACTTGAGCCTCTCCGGCCTGCTGGAAGGGCGCGAGAGAGCTGCCCGGACGAGAACACGCTCTTGGGTTATGCGAGCGAGGCGTTGGACCCCGAGGGCACGGCGGCCGTGCACCAGCATGTCGTTGGCTGTCCGGAGTGCTGGAGCGTGCTCACCGCGCTGGGCGGGCTGGAGACGCCTCTTCACGCCTGGCAACGTCCTGCTGACGCGTGACGGGCAGGTGTGCCTCACCGACTTCGGCCTGGCCAATGCCGCGGGTGAGGGCAGTCCATCCTCTGGGTGCGCGAGCCCTGGGTGAACGGGCTGGGGACCTGGAAGGTGGAGGCGGGACGCCTGGTCATCTCGTTGCAGCGACCGAGATACGGGGCCTGCCAGCCTGGCCGCAGGTAGCGGCAAGTACGCCAGGATCTGGAGCCTGTCTCCAGAGGGGAGTAGATTAAGAGGATCCTATCCTGGAACTGCACGCGGCCATGGCGACTGGAATCCCCTCGAAAAACGGCAAGGCCCGGCTCACCTATCGCCTGGAGTACGAAGGCAAGGCCCCTGTAGAGGAGGTGCTCTCCGGGGAGCGAGCGCGGCTCGAGCGCGTCCTCACCGTCGCCGGGAAGCCAACAAATCGGCTCTACTACGGCGAAAATCTACGAGTGCTCCGCGCTCTCGCCGCGGATCCGGAGGTCGCAGGGCAGGTCCGGCTGGTCTACATCGATCCTCCGTATGCCACGGGGGCCAGCTTCGAGAGCCGCGGCCAAGCGCATGCCTACGCGGATCACCGCGTAGGTGCGGAGTTCTTGGAGTTCCTGCGGCAGCGGCTGATCCTGATGCAGCGCCTCTTGGCGGAGGACGGGTCCATCTACGTCCACCTCGACGAGAACGCCGCGCACCCCGTGAAGGTGCTGATGGACGAGATCTTCGGGCCCGAGAACTTCCGCGCCTGGATCACCCGCAAGAAGTGCAATCCGAAGAACTACACCAAGAAGACCTACGGGAATGTCGCGGACTACCTTCTCTTCTACTCGAAGAGCGCCTCGTACGTCTGGGAGCAGCAGTTCGACGCCAGAAACCAGGAGGCGGACGAGCAGGAGTACCGGCACATCGAGGAGGGGACCGGACGCCGCTACATGAAGGTGCCCATCCACGCGCCAGGCGTCAGGAATGGCGAGACCGGGCAGGAGTGGAAGGGCATGCGGCCTCCTCCAGGAAAGCACTGGCAGTACAAGCCCTCGAAGCTTGAGGAAATGGACAGGCGGGGAGAAATCGTCTGGTCCGGCTCGGGCAATCCGCGCCGCAAGGTCTATCTCGACCAGCGCCCCGGTATCCCCGTTCAAGACATCTGGTTGGAGTTCCGGGACGCGCACAACCAGATGATCAAGATCACGGGCTACCCGACAGAGAAGAACCCCGACATGTTGCGCCGTATCATTTGCGCATCCTCCCGGCCTGGGGACTTGGTGCTGGACGCCTTCGCTGGGAGCGGCACCACGGCGCATCTGGCGGAGGAGTTGGGGCGGCGCTGGATCATGGTCGACAACTCCCCGCTGGCGCTCGCCACCATGGCAAGGCGGCTCGCCCACGGAAGCGAGCCCATGGGCGATTTCGTCAAGCAGCGCGGGAAAAAGAAGGCCGCGGTCCAACAAAGCCTGCTGGACCGTGTGCTCAAAAGCGGGTTGGACCTCTACGTGGAGCGGGACAAGGCCGTGGAACCCATCCCCCCAGCGCAGCTCGATGATTGGGCGAAGATGCTACACGGCCGGGTCGTCAGCTCTCCAACCACTGAGAAGTCAGGCGCTCGGAGAGCATCTTGAGCGTGCAGACCAGGGTTCGTCCGTTCCCCTCCGCCTCCAGCGCGGCGTAGTCCCTCCACATCGAGCCGAGCGTGAGGCCCGGGCCGTCGTTCAGGAAGAGCACTTTGAGGGGGATGCCCGCCCGCGCAGCGTAGTTCTGGAGTGTGGTGGCCTTGTCGTGGTTCTGACCGGTGCGGTCGTCCTCCTGGGCTCCCCCCCGGTCAGAGTCGTATCGGGCGAAGCCCGCGACCAGTGGCGTGCCGTCGGTTCGGGTGATGTAGATGTCCGCCGGGATGTTCGAGGAGAAGAAGGAGCGGAAGTGGGGCAGCCGCTCGTGCAGCATGACGTCCTTCCCGGCGCGCACAGGTCCGTCAATCTGGTACCGGGCGCCGTAGGTCTCCTCGAACCACTTGAAGAACCGGGCGGTGAGTTCGTAGCCCTTGCTTCCCCGGTCGGCGTGCTCGTACATGACGGCCATCAACGCCTCGTCCGGATGCGGGCGAGAGGCGTACGCGAGGCGGACCTCTGCCAGCGAGCGGAAGTCAGCGCCGTAGTTCGTGACGACCTCTTCGACCTTCGAGATTTTCTTGAGCATCTCCACAGGCGTCTTCTGGCTCACGTAGCGCCGGAAAATGCGCATGAGTTGAATTCGTCCGGGCAGTGGCTCCCGCACGATGCGCCGAAGCAGGTCGGCCGAGTCGGTAGCGGTGTTGAGCAGCACGCCGAACTCGGCAAGCGGTGCCTCGTACATCTTCCGGGCGACGGTCAGGTAGTCCGGGTAGCGGGTGCCCTCGAAGGCAGTGATCCACTGCGAAGGGTTGTTCTTGCCGTAGTCGGCGAAGGAAGGCATGGCCTTGTCCTGAGGCGAAAAAAGAAAGAGCCTTGGATTTTCGCCCAAGTCCCTTCGAATCTTGCTCCCCGAATGAAGCCCTGTGCGAACGCGTGCTCTGAAGCGCTCGAACTCTCCCGCAAGGCCGAAAGCCGAGTAAATTCAGCCACTTCAAAAAGGGGTTGCTGTCGGCCTTTTCCTTACAGGTGTTGGAGCGGCTGAAAGCCACAAGCGCTGGTTGCCCGGTTACTGAGCCGTCCTTCTCCAGGTGTCATGCCTTCGGGACGGGCCAAGCCCAGCATCCCAGGGGATGAACGGCGTCTCTACCTCAACACGGGGTCTCTTGTTTTGTTCGTGCGGTCCCTGCTTGCGAGCAGGGCTGTGCCTCGCCTTGCCGGACTCACTTCCATTTCGGCCATCCAAGGGGCCGGAGCCGATCCTCCTGTCCAGTGGGGGGCGCCTCTTCAACCCCACCAACGGCCAGGACGGCACCGCTGACCAGAACGCGCTGAGGAGCATCCTGCTCGACGACGCAAGTTCGCAGCAGAACCCCAACCCCATCCCGTTCCTCTCCTTGTCTGGGCTGGACGGTACTCGCCGCGCCGGTCTCATAGACCTGTGCCCGTTGCACCATCTTGCCTACGTTCGCGGGACGGGAGGGGGGACCACACGCAGGCCAAGAGGCGTTGAGGTGTCTGGTCCGGGCGTAATTCCGGCCTCTCTCAGGAGGGAGAGAGGACCCAGCGGCTCGTCGTGCGCATCGCTTACCTTCATGACGCGCGTTCGGCGGGGACCTGGACTGCCTCGCCTCTCAGGACGCGGAGCAGGTCCGGACACTCCTCTTCTTCGAGCCCTCCGAAGCCTTCCTGAAGTGTGCCTTATCCGCAGCGGACTCTCCATAGAAGCCGCGCATGGAATTCCACCTCGGCCTCATTCAGGGGAGCAGGGTTTGTGTGGGCAGCCAGTGATACGATGCGACGCCATTTCCGAGCTGGCCGTTCCAATTGTAACCCCAAGCCCAGACGGTCTCACTGTCGGACAGTGCCAGCGCATGACTCGGGCCAGCAACAAGGGCAGAGATCCGCGCCAGACCGGACACCTGCACGGGCGTTAGACGGGAGATGTTCGTCCCATCCCCCAACTGGCCTTCACTGTTGTCGCCCCAGGCCCAAGCAGTGCCTCCGACGGTCAGCGCCAACGAGTAGGTATTCCCTGCGGCAACGGCGATGACCCCCTGCATGCCAGGTACCTGTACGGGGGTGAGGCGGGAGTCGTTCGTCCCATCTCCGAGTTGGCCGGTCTCATTGGAGCCCCAGGCCCAGACGGTGCCATCGCTGTGCAACGCCAGTGAGTGGGAAGTCCCTGCGGCCACAGCGACCATGTCGGACAGACCTGCGATCTGGGCAGGAAGGAGGCGGGAAGTGTTCGCGCCATCGCCGAGCTGGCCCTCTCCATTGGCCCCCCAGGCCCAAACGGTGCCATTGGCCCTCAGCGCCAGCGAGTGGAAAGCTCCCGCGGCAAGGGCGGTGACGCTGGCCAGCCCTGACACCTGCACGGGAGTGCGTCGATCTATGCCCGTCCCATCGCCCAGTTGCCCCTCACCGTTGTCACCCCAGGCCCAGACGATGCCATCGGTATGCAGCGCCAGCGAGTGGGAAGCTCCTGCGGCAAGGGTGGTGACGCTGGCCAGCCCTGACACCTGCACGGGAGTGCGTCGATCCGTGCCCGTCCCATCACCCAACTGGCCGAAGATGTTACTGCCCCAAGACCAGACGGTGCCATCGCTCCGCAGTGCCAGCGTGTGATAGAGACCTGCCTCCACCCGGGTCATGTTGCCAAGATTAGGCACCTGTACGGGAATGAGGCGGGAGGTGGTCATTCCGTCACCGAGTTGGCCATAGCTGTTGTCGCCCCAAGCCCAGACGGTGCCATTGTTGCGCACGGCCAGTGAATGGGAAGCGCCCGCGGACAAGGCAGCGACATCGGTGAGTCCTTGTGACTGCAACGGCGTGGACTGGCGGGTAAGCATCCCGTTCCCCAGCTGGCCATTGCCGTTGAAGCCCCAAGCCCAAGCCGTGCCGTCTCCGCTCAGCGCCAGCGAGTGGGCGCTCCCAGTGGCAATGGCGGTGGCACCCGACAAACCGGACACCTGCACGGGGGTCAACCGGGAGGTGTTCGTCCCGTCCCCCAGCTGGCCGCTTCCATTGAAACCCCACGCCCACACCGTGCCCTCCCCGCTCAGCGCCAGCGAGTGGCCATTTCCAGTGGCAATGGCGGTCACGCCAGACAGGCCAGACACCTGCACGGGGGTCACTCGAGAGGCCTTCGTTCCATCGCCGAGTTGGCCATCGTCATTGGCTCCCCAGGCCCACACCGAGCCATCCCCCCTCAGCGCCACCGCGGACGCCAGACCTGCGGACAGGGTGGTCGCGCCAGATAGGCCGGACACCTGCACAGGAGTCAACCGGGGGGTGTTCGTCCCATCGCCCAACTGACCTTTGCTGTTGTCACCCCAAGCCCAGACAGTGCCGCCGCTCCTCAATGCCAGCGAGCAGGCATGCCCGGCGGCAATCGCGGTGACGCTGGACAGGCCGGACACCTGCACGGGGGTGAGGCGGGAAGCAGTCGTCCCATCACCGAGTTGGCCAGCTCCGTTGGAGCCCCAGGCCCAGACGGAGCCATCGCCGCGCAACGCCAGCGAGTGGAACGAGCTCGCGGCAATGGCGAGCACGTTGGATGGGCTGGACACCAGGACAGGGGTAAGCCGGGAGGTATTCGTCCCATCGCCGAGCTGGCCATTCCCATTGGCTCCCCAGGCCCAGACGGCACCATCGCTGCGCAGCGCCAGCGAATGGGAAGCCCCGGCGGCAACAGCGATGACGCTGGCCACCCCCAGCACCTGCACGGGGGTCACTCGAGAGGTTTTCGTCCCATCGCCCAGTTGGCCGTCGTCATTGGCCCCCCAGGCCCAGACGGTGCCATCGCCCCGCAGCGCCAGCGAGTGCCTGGCCCGCGTGGAGAGGGCCGGAGCTGGGCAGGGATTGGTCGAGAGGGAGAAGACCTTCGTGGCGGAGAGGCGAGAGCCATTGGTGACAGTCACCGTGATGGAGACCCCGGTACTCGCGGGCGAACACGGGGGCGGTGTCCAAGTCACTTCGCTGGTGGTGTCTGTACTCGAAGGGGTTCCGAAACTCCCCAAGTTACTTTCCCACAAGAACGCCAGACGAGGGGACTCATCGTCTTGTGCCGTGACACGCAAGCTCACTGTTTCGTGGGCCAGAATGTGGGTAGCGGACTGGGCACTCTGGACGATGACGGGAGCCGTCGTATCGGAAGGCCCCCCATCCGGAAGCAGCCCCCCGTCGCCTGGGTCTTGACCACAACGGCTGGGATTGCGCTCACAGAAGGAAATCTCTTCCTGAGCGAAATTCGTGCAACCGGCGAGACTGGCCAGCAGCGCCAAGGTTAGCAAGGTCTCAAGGCGCGGGGGCGTCATCGTCTTCATCATGGTCTCGCTATTCGTCTCATACCACACGGCGCAACGGCTCCCACCAGACCGTTGCGCCGCAAGTCACTTCACCAGGGACAGCCAACGACCTCCACGGTCCGCGTCACCGGGACAGCGCTGTTGCCTCCGCTGTCCGTTACCCGGTAGTTCACGGTGTAGAGCCCCTGGACCCACCCATTGACGTAACCTCTTGTCACCACGGTCGCCGTCACGTCTCCATAGCACGCGTCGAGGGCCTCCACCCCTGGGTCCACCCACATCTCCCCGCAGGGGTGGCTCATGTGCTCGGGTCCCCGGAGCTTCAGCGCTGGGGCCACGTGGTCCTCCACGCGAACCGTCCGGAGCGCGCTCGCCGTCTCACCCGAGGTGGCCCAGGCGATGTATTGCACGGAGTACGTCCCCTCGACCGAGGTGTTCGGCCCAGGCCCATGGGCATCCGAGCCCGAGTTGAACCGGTGGACTTCCAGCGCGGAGCCGCACCGGTCCACCGCGTGGGCCCCTGGATCCACATAGGGGCTGCCATTGCACTCCAGCGTCAGCTCCGCGTCTTCATGGAGCGTGAGCGTTGGTTGTCCCGAGGCCACGAGGTTCAGGTAAGAGGTGCAACTCGCCACTTGCCCATCCGTGCCCGTCGCCCTCACGGCCACGGCGTGTTTGCCAGAGCCGAACACCTTGGAGGTGCTTCCATCGAAAGTGCAGGAGGCCAAGGCGAACCCTCCCTCGGTGCAATGACCCGCGAGCCCATTCGAGGCGTCCACCTGCAGCCCACACGTGGAGGGCAGGAGATCATGCCGGAGGGGCGCCTGCTCCGTTCCGACGCACTCCACCTTGGGCGCCTCGGCTTTGGGGAGCGCGAGCACCACCGTTCCCAATGTGGGGGTATGACCGGTAACGATGTGCCGCGAGAGATCGGGATTGGCGTTGGCGCTGAGCAAGGAGGCGCCAAGCTGGAGCCCGGGATGGCTGATCCGCACCCACTGGCAGTTCTCTTCCGCCTCTCCTTCGCAGACGAACTGGAGCAACTGGAGCCGGGCCTCCTCCTCCGGGCTGAGCCCCAGGCTGACCGGGTCATAACTGAGGCTGAGGGTGACGTTCCCGGTGAAAACCGCTGAGGACTGGAAGGTGATGTACCTGGAGTCTTTCGCAATCGGCAGCAACTCGAACGCCTCGGAGGGCTGGGGGCCGATGTCCGCCAGACTTGCCGAGACGGCTCCGGCCTGCGTCACGGTCTCGAACAACAAGGAGACGGGCAGCGGCGCACCGGCCCCATCCAGCAAAGGCGCTTGGACCTGGCTGCCCACCTCTGCGGCCATCGGCGCTCCGATCATGTATACCGAAGACGCGAAGTGGACATAGGCGCCATCAATGGTCGCATAGGCATCAATGTGGTAGTCATTCCCTGGGGGACCAACCACTTGCACCGACGGCTGGGGCTTTTCGACCGCCGATCCACCCCTGCTGAGGGAGGTGATGGAAACCCTGAGCGACGGACTTGTTGGGCTTCGCGGAATGTCCTTGGTCGCCACGATGACGGGGTAAGAGATATTCTTTTGCGGTTGGCCTGGCTGCTCCTTCACATCGAAGCGAATATCGCCGGGCGGACTGGTGACGATCTGATACGTGGGAAGCCGCAGGGGCCCCCCCGCCGCGACATCAATCAGGGTGTCCTCATAATCAGGAATGAAGGACAAGTGAATCCTGTAATCAATGTGGCCATTGGCCTTGAACACGGTGTACGTGCCGTTCACCCAACTGCGCCTCCACTTGCCTGGCGTGAGCAGGGCTTGATACGTGGTGTCATTGGCCGCCTTGAATTCAAAGGACGCGTTCCCCCCCGCGGTCGGGCCATTGTTTGGGAGTTCATTTTGGTAGACACCTTCAAAAGACACCCTTTGAGGGGTGTACAGGCTGGGCGCAAGGCCGTGGACAAACCCAACTCCCCCTGTGACTTCGACCCCCTCGAAGCCGAAGTTGCGAACCGCTACCTCGTCATCACGCAGGGAAAAGCCGTTGTG carries:
- a CDS encoding transcriptional regulator, encoding MERAVSLAAALQGAAPEPGAFARHLGGLLSRTEDPMLALERLHARDLALAFSCAQGLPAACALLEQEVLLKLRVPLSRIHPSPAFVDEVLQVLRAKLLMTRVEAPSRLLGYAGTGPLLYWVSISAVRLALRMRKALGEESQAEVLAAPGGLGFVLEEARGHVRAALIRAVASLNDVDRVLLRLHFVEKLSLERMAALFGLHKSTLSRRLSVVQALLKKRTRRALAERLSLPTGSGQPDARHPGAAGLEPLRPAGRARESCPDENTLLGYASEALDPEGTAAVHQHVVGCPECWSVLTALGGLETPLHAWQRPADA
- a CDS encoding site-specific DNA-methyltransferase; protein product: MATGIPSKNGKARLTYRLEYEGKAPVEEVLSGERARLERVLTVAGKPTNRLYYGENLRVLRALAADPEVAGQVRLVYIDPPYATGASFESRGQAHAYADHRVGAEFLEFLRQRLILMQRLLAEDGSIYVHLDENAAHPVKVLMDEIFGPENFRAWITRKKCNPKNYTKKTYGNVADYLLFYSKSASYVWEQQFDARNQEADEQEYRHIEEGTGRRYMKVPIHAPGVRNGETGQEWKGMRPPPGKHWQYKPSKLEEMDRRGEIVWSGSGNPRRKVYLDQRPGIPVQDIWLEFRDAHNQMIKITGYPTEKNPDMLRRIICASSRPGDLVLDAFAGSGTTAHLAEELGRRWIMVDNSPLALATMARRLAHGSEPMGDFVKQRGKKKAAVQQSLLDRVLKSGLDLYVERDKAVEPIPPAQLDDWAKMLHGRVVSSPTTEKSGARRAS
- a CDS encoding RCC1 domain-containing protein; its protein translation is MMKTMTPPRLETLLTLALLASLAGCTNFAQEEISFCERNPSRCGQDPGDGGLLPDGGPSDTTAPVIVQSAQSATHILAHETVSLRVTAQDDESPRLAFLWESNLGSFGTPSSTDTTSEVTWTPPPCSPASTGVSITVTVTNGSRLSATKVFSLSTNPCPAPALSTRARHSLALRGDGTVWAWGANDDGQLGDGTKTSRVTPVQVLGVASVIAVAAGASHSLALRSDGAVWAWGANGNGQLGDGTNTSRLTPVLVSSPSNVLAIAASSFHSLALRGDGSVWAWGSNGAGQLGDGTTASRLTPVQVSGLSSVTAIAAGHACSLALRSGGTVWAWGDNSKGQLGDGTNTPRLTPVQVSGLSGATTLSAGLASAVALRGDGSVWAWGANDDGQLGDGTKASRVTPVQVSGLSGVTAIATGNGHSLALSGEGTVWAWGFNGSGQLGDGTNTSRLTPVQVSGLSGATAIATGSAHSLALSGDGTAWAWGFNGNGQLGNGMLTRQSTPLQSQGLTDVAALSAGASHSLAVRNNGTVWAWGDNSYGQLGDGMTTSRLIPVQVPNLGNMTRVEAGLYHTLALRSDGTVWSWGSNIFGQLGDGTGTDRRTPVQVSGLASVTTLAAGASHSLALHTDGIVWAWGDNGEGQLGDGTGIDRRTPVQVSGLASVTALAAGAFHSLALRANGTVWAWGANGEGQLGDGANTSRLLPAQIAGLSDMVAVAAGTSHSLALHSDGTVWAWGSNETGQLGDGTNDSRLTPVQVPGMQGVIAVAAGNTYSLALTVGGTAWAWGDNSEGQLGDGTNISRLTPVQVSGLARISALVAGPSHALALSDSETVWAWGYNWNGQLGNGVASYHWLPTQTLLP
- a CDS encoding DUF5011 domain-containing protein, encoding MKPASTLARRLFPLAILLLSTPFLSAAGPILNPGYLGGTASLQGWDFHSSYIYLGDNSDRFESSRTFTGPAYTLVTEGGQDYNLLFLQHSFPRGRFELRSTHRLHVPVSRGPEDILTLNMSPPSGTLVHKVHVTGGTLAASRFQAASSTVDRLESYWAEVDADGAQEVKLPMAEGASIEIQGQVTLKVDRPGGLPPCTIERALPTRRVALRAAEELLVEYPLDLSPDDCAATEVRGTVKLTHPSVNFTSANVWLSGPSDKNVTLDPVAPEFRFTGVSAGTYSLSTQVYFDTLLNGGRLKGSLYLPNGAHNGFSLRDDEVAVRNFGFEGVEVTGGVGFVHGLAPSLYTPQRVSFEGVYQNELPNNGPTAGGNASFEFKAANDTTYQALLTPGKWRRSWVNGTYTVFKANGHIDYRIHLSFIPDYEDTLIDVAAGGPLRLPTYQIVTSPPGDIRFDVKEQPGQPQKNISYPVIVATKDIPRSPTSPSLRVSITSLSRGGSAVEKPQPSVQVVGPPGNDYHIDAYATIDGAYVHFASSVYMIGAPMAAEVGSQVQAPLLDGAGAPLPVSLLFETVTQAGAVSASLADIGPQPSEAFELLPIAKDSRYITFQSSAVFTGNVTLSLSYDPVSLGLSPEEEARLQLLQFVCEGEAEENCQWVRISHPGLQLGASLLSANANPDLSRHIVTGHTPTLGTVVLALPKAEAPKVECVGTEQAPLRHDLLPSTCGLQVDASNGLAGHCTEGGFALASCTFDGSTSKVFGSGKHAVAVRATGTDGQVASCTSYLNLVASGQPTLTLHEDAELTLECNGSPYVDPGAHAVDRCGSALEVHRFNSGSDAHGPGPNTSVEGTYSVQYIAWATSGETASALRTVRVEDHVAPALKLRGPEHMSHPCGEMWVDPGVEALDACYGDVTATVVTRGYVNGWVQGLYTVNYRVTDSGGNSAVPVTRTVEVVGCPW